CAGCTTTCAAATGGATAAATTTTTCATTGTGTTTGTTACCCTTTATTCATTTAAAATACACTTGAGGTAAAAACTAAggtttttaacaaatgcccCCTTGAAAATGTCCATTTGTCTAAATGCCTTCTACaacttttttaattgtaaattccttttactttcaaaataatgtagcactttggtccttGTCGTTAATTTGAGacaatctaatgaccaaaatacccctctaatTAAAAtctatcaaaattaaaaaataaaatgaccaaattgccatcatcttccccaaacgtTTAGGGTTcgaaactaaatttttttttcccaaatcgATTCGGGCTTGAACCCATCTAGAAAGCAAGAATATGAAGAAGGGCAGGTGACGATGAAAGATTGTGATGTGATTTTATTACACAGAGGAGGGCCATGGCTTGATTCCTTCGATGCAAGCAACGAAAATATTGGTTTTGAAGGATCCTGTTTGGAGTTGTTTCCATTAGAGATGGAAgatattgttgttgtttattTGTTTCTCCATGAAGTTTTAATTAATTTCTGAGGGGTTTTACTTTGATTAGGTTGCACGGCTCTTTGGGCCAGCGATCTTAGGAGTAGATAAAAAGAAACACCCAGGAAATCTTCCGAGGACTTATATGCTCACCCACAGTGACATTACCTCTAAACTCACCCTCGCTACCTCTCAATCGATCAACAGTGCTCAGGTATCTCTCAATTCCATTTATGGTTATTGGGTATTCTTCAgaatgatttaattaatttCATGGGGAAAAACAGGGGATCttcaataaagaaaaaaatttggtgCTCTATTTGCACCTACAGGGTTGGTATAACAGGTTACAGAGGGATGAAGTGGTTGCAGAGTGGAAAAAAGTTAAGGGAAAGATGTCTCTCCATGTTCACTGCCATATAAGTGGAGGTCATTTCCTTCTAAATCTTATTGCAACTCAGATACTTCATCTTCTCTGTTTTGTCAGATCTTCAAAAAGCAGCTGCAGTTGCAGCCGAGGAGATATCTCGAAATGTATTTCATTCTCAACTTTCTCCTTATCAGTGGAGTTTTATTTTCAGAATCGATGTAACTACTTTTATATGAATTTCAATTTCCAATTATTGATAATAGCGTTGAAACATTGCTAATTTGTGAAATTCGTTTTCTGTCTATGTATCACAAACTTCCCCATCTTTTGGCCGCGTTTGGTATTTGACTTGGGAATACTTGATATTCAGATCTGTTGTTTTGTTAAGGGATTATCCTTGAAGTTTTACTCTGTTTGAGTTGAATTCATTTTTGCTACTGAGTAATGTTGCTTAATGTTGCTTGATTCGGTCTCCCCCCCTTCCACATGGGTTCAAATCCTAACCAATTTGGGAAAACAAATTTAAGCTTCAAACCCTAAacttttgggaaagatgagggcaatttggtcattttatttttttaattttgatggattGTAATcagaggggtattttgatcattagattcttTAAAATTAACGTctaacatcccaaattaacggTAGGAACCAAAGTACTATattgttttgaaagtaaggggGAATTTACAATTACAAAAGTtgtagggggcatttggacaaatgagcATTTTTAGGGAGGCATTtgttaaaaatcctaaaaactaTAAAGACATTAgaatggattaaaatcctctgcaataccGGTGaggcggcagtgcacatccgatggCACAGCAAAGGCCATCCTGGTCCCATTAGAACACATCCTCACCCTCTCCCAATCCCCCTTCAAAGTTATGTGACCTATATTTGTATTttaaaagtaataaaaattaAGTCAATAACTGGTTGAAGGGTTGACACTAATTCTTTAGAGGGAAAGGTTCTTTTGAGCGTGGGGGAGGGTATGCTAGCATGCACCCTTTCTctttttatctctctcctccttacaTGAAGGGACCTTTATCGCCCCCAATACTACTGggggtgctgtgcgcatcgtgcagcgtagcaccgcccatgtgtgcatggtgggacccactgtccacacatgggcggtgctgcactgcacgatgcgcacaacacccccagtagtactgggggcgataattttcctacatgaagtgactcctctctttcaaccaaaaaaaaaaaaaggtgactcCTCTCCCTCCCAAAGTACGAAACAATTTCTTTGCCCCTCCTTGttatgctctctctctcatgacAAGACTCATCTACTTCCCAAAGTATGAAACCATTTCATCGCACCTCATTGTTGTGCTCTCCTACGGCGCTTGCTTAGAGAGTCCTCACCGGAAaattatttgctccattttttgccccgtccatttccccaagtccctctaataggggggtggatcccacccaggcagggggtaaggtggtcatttccacccccttattagaggaacttggggaaatggaccgggcaggaaaatggagcagataatgatCCAGTCCTCACCcctctcttatctctctcttcagatGAAATGACTCCTCTATCTTCCAATGTACGAAATTGTTTTGTCCCACTCATTGTTGTGCTCTCCTATGCCGCTTGTTCAGAGAGCCGTTTCCCTTGTTTAGAATAGGTAAGCTACACTTATACTCCTCATTGGTCCCTCCCGGTTTTGCCCTCAATTTTTTCCCATCTTCATTGCCATGAAGTACAAAACAAAACATTTCACCTAATGGTCCCCTTTTTATGTTCTTCCATATCCAAATAAGGTCAATCATTTGACAGCATATTTGATCTTCTACTTGTTTAGCTTATTGTGTAAATTAgatatgatttatatttttttacattGATTTTGTGTTTGAAAGATGTGTCTATTTAGAACATGGAGAAATGATTATATTCCCGTCTGGGAGCGTGGCCtgcctatgtgtctatctctctcctcccgtGTGAAAAGACATCCCTAACCTTTTGTTTTGGGGAGAGGAGAGATGAACACAGGGAACACTGGCATAGGCCCCGCTCTCGAACAAAGAACTACTTCCCTTGGAACATATGACCTTCTTTTGAATATAATAGGGTAGATCAAAATTGGACAAATAAAGTGATTGTTATAAATAAACCAAATTGAAGTCATTAGCAATCGGTTCGGTTAGTTTTGGTCCGTTATTGGTTTATtttaagggtaaagtacacatacccccctataatgcacccaatattcttcGTACGCCCCTAAgtggctcaatattccacgtaccacccctcaatattccacgtacaacccctgctttacaccccaaatgccagataggtccgatccgttaaataccactgTTCACTGccaaattttgaccattttaccctttgctccattttcttaaatctaaaaagacttaattaccctcacttatttgttgccctaaactaattgaaaatgagcattttaccctttgttttttttttataaatgaaaagacatAATTGCCCTCACTTATGTAGTATCCTAACCTAATtagaaaagactattttacccctaaatatttgttcctaaaaaccaaCCCAACCTAACCGACGAAAAGCTTGGGAGGACCTGCTGCTCCGGCAAGGCGTCCAGCTCCCTGCTCCTGCgacttccttccttctctgACCATACGTATTGGCGTATAGCTGAACAGCCTGAACCGGGACCCAGCAAGCCCAACTGACTGCGATCCTCGGCCCCGATACGGCTCCATTCGAAACCCTGATTTCCCATCTCATGTCATCTGGGAACGAACAGCGATCGCAGGCCGAGGCGTTATTTAATCTCTGCAAATAGAATCAGCCCGATGCGTTGTCTCTCAAGCTCGCTCATCTTCTTCAGTCATCTCCTCTCGTCGAGCTACGGGCCATGTCAGTGATTCTCCTTCGTAAGCAGCTCACCCGTGATGATTCTTACGTATGGCCTTGTCTTTCTCCTTCTACGCAATCAGCTCTCAAAACTCACCTTCTTGCTTGCGTTCAACAAGAAGTTGCCAAGACGATATCCAAAAAGCTCTGCGATACAGTCTCCGAGCTCACTTCAGGTATCCTTCCTGATGGTGGGTGGCCGGAGCTTCTCCCCTTTATGTTCCAGTGTGTCACCTCCGATAACCCTCGGCTTCAAGAGTTTGCTCTTCTGATGGAAACCTACCTCAGGAGTGCTTGTTTGCGATTCTGATGAAGATGTTTCTTTCAATTCCTTTACAAATTTAGCCTAAAATATCAATCAAACCTTTAGAAACAGAATGCTCTGATAGATTGGACCCGGCAGGGTATAGAATTGAGCATCATTCAACTAAGTTTTAAGAGTCAGATTCAAGTTTCATTGAAAcaagtttaaaaaaaaggaaggattgTCGTCGTTTAGGGTTAATCCAGGTTTATCATCATTCTCGGCAGATCCGCACAGTTCCGGTGATTCTCTATTGGAGCTTATAGAGTTCACCAAGGGGAGAATTCCGAAGGATTATTGGGGAGTTACCGTCCCGGTTCAGCTATACGCCAATACGTATAGCCGGAGAAGGAAGGAAGTCGCCAGAGCAGGGAGCTGGACGCCTGGCCGGAGCAACAACTTTCTCTAAGTACGGAGGCGCTCTAAGTgagttgatttggggaagatgagggcattttggggggtttttcaggaacaaatatttaggggtaaaatagtcttttcaaattagattAGGATAATatataaatgagggcaattagatcttttcatttataaaaataaaacaaagggtaaaatgatcattttcaattagtttagggcaacaaataagtgagggtaattaagtctttttagatttaagaaaatgaagcaaagggtaaaatggtcaaaatattgacatctaacggtggtatttaacggattggacctatctggcatttggggtgtaaagcaggggtgataagtggaatattgaagggtgATACATGGAATATTGGGCCGCTTAGAGGGGTACGAGGAAttttgggtgcattatagggggtacgtggactttacccttattttaatggttttttcttgattttttttttcgatcTATTATCGGCATGGTCTTTgttttttcatataaaaaagagtaaattacaGGAGAGGTACCCATTATTTGAGAAAAGTACACCAtagatattttatttaaaaaaaatgaatgtttGGGGTCTCTAAATAAGTGTAAAACTAGTTTGGTTTAACTAATCAAATGGATTTTATAATATTATCCTTTACTCAATACGATGACTGTTCCACTTCCAATCTCGTAGTTCCACGGCAAAGAGCAAAACCCAGGGTTTGGCAAAAAATCGCCATCATCATTGCCGGCGGAGATCAAAGTGGTAATGGAGGAAATCCAAtggcactctctctcctacctgATTTAACGATTGTTCATCGTCTTCTatcttagggtttgaaatttaaGATTGAAGACGAGAAGGGTCTCCCTGCTTCAGTGAGCAAGTTTCCCTGTTACTGTGTGTTTGTTTACAACGAACGTAGCTCCGATGATGCTCGCAATTTTTGTTTCACCTCTGTGTTGCGTTCCCTTCTCGGCGTCTTGGAATAATTTTAGTTCTTGTTTCGTTTCTGTGCTTTCTTGATTTATTTCTTCTAGATCTGTCTGTCGGTTTTTGTTTTCAGATCtagtttagttttggtttttttttttcttccgttTTTCACCTATGTTGTTTCTTGCTTGCTCTGCTCCGCCTTTGTCTTTAGTTTTCATTTTGGTCTGCGTGCGcttggttttcttttattgGACTTTTTCAATAGATGAAAACAATGTCGAtttgattaattaaattaaattttcttAAACAGCACCTCACTTGCCTTCAGTTAATGACAACCATTCCTTCTCAGCTCTTAATTACactgagagacagagagagatcaGAAATCCCAAACCTTGTCTTTAGTTGATGACATCCATGATCAAGACACAAGATCCATTAATGCCGAATTATATGAATCCCACAATTACTTCTggtgcaaagaagaagaagtgttaTTTGCAAGTGAGTTCTTTCCAGAATGCAAGGAATTCCTATCATTCTAAACCTTGCGTTGCTTCTGAAGCTAAAAAACCAGTCATGAGGACTAATCTAATGAAACCAGAGAGCACTTCAACAAAGACATGTGGTTTGGAAGTAGAGAACCCAGATAGTGCTCTATGTTCCAACCTAAATGCTGGTACAAATTTCTGATTCCTAGTTCAGAAAAGTAAGAGACAAGGGAGCCACTTTCATGGGTTCTCACTTCCCAACCCAGAGGATGGAGGAAGAGATTCCCTTGAAGTGAGAAAGACCCATTTCTCCCGTTCTGGAGAATAGGATGAAGACTCAGACCGAGATTCCCAGGAATGACCAAGAAAGAAACCCTGAACTTGACGCAACGAAATCCATCTCTTTTACCCTTGCTTTGTGGATGGGAGGACGATGCTTTGTGAATGAGAGGACGATGGACACCGAAACCCAAATGCCGGATTCCGACGGAAACTGTGAATCCAACTCCGGTAGCCCTAGATACAGATTGTCGTTTTTGATCTTTGTCTTCGTCTTCTTCATGGAACGGGACGTTGCTGATCTTAATATTCATGTTCATGGAGATTATAGGATCTCTATTGCAGGATCGTTTGTTTTCAGATTTAGTTTCagatttagggatttttttgttTCACCGTGGAATTAGAACGAAATTGGAAGTGAAATGATCATCGTGCTGGGTAAAGGATAATATTGTAAAATCCATTTGATTAGATAAGCAAGATTAACTTTAAACTTGTTTAAATACCCCAAacgttcatttaaaaaaaagagatatcTGTGGTGTATTTTTCTCAAATAATGGGCACCTCCCATGTAATTTTATGTAAAAAGAATGATAAATTGTATCGATCCTTTTTTATCCGATTTGATCCGGTTAGTTTTGGTCcgttattgatttattttaatggtttttttttaattttttttttatcgatcTATTATCGGCAtggtctttgtttttttatataaaaaagggttaaatacgcgtacccctgtaatgcacccaatattcctcgtacccccctaagcttctgataagtccacgtaccaccacccctcaatattccacgtaccacccctgctttatccccctaatgccatttaagtccacaccaggtattaaatgctaaaaaatgatcaaactaccctttcttctatcttttctaaaatttgaaaagacctaattgccctgacctatttgttaaaatttgaaaagaccaaaatgccctcatcttccccaaatcatcatcttttttTACATACCCCCACCatcacccccaccaccactgccgccaccaccaccaatcCCAATACTCATTTCCCTCaaatctctcctccccattttccttttttctttttcttttccaagtGCAACGCATCTCTCAAAATCTTTCCTTTCCATCCGTTTAGTTTCTTCAAATGGCTTTCGTTTCATCTctcttttaagaagaaaaaccagagagagatagagaggggtGAAGAGGGAGAATACATTTGCGGAGAGAGCAAACGAGACCTCTCTTTACAGCTCTTTCTGGGTTCTGgcgttcctttttttttttttggaagaacaaaaaaaaagttttttttccccttttgtttcAGCCACCGACCGGCGAAGGGCGATTGATAAATCTATCGATCTTCGTAGCCGATCGTTATCCTCCTGTGTTAATCAGGTActggtttcttttttttgctgATTTTAGTTTCGATAATAAGTTTTCTTAGATTTAATGGGCTATAATTCTGTGGTTTTACGAGTTCCGAGGAAATTTGCTATTTTTTATTCGAAAGTATTTTGACGGGAAATAAGGACGGCGACACtcgtttagggttttcttagcGGTAAtggtctcttcttttttttttcgagagagaaaaaaatcatG
The sequence above is a segment of the Telopea speciosissima isolate NSW1024214 ecotype Mountain lineage chromosome 7, Tspe_v1, whole genome shotgun sequence genome. Coding sequences within it:
- the LOC122668442 gene encoding protein STAY-GREEN homolog, chloroplastic-like is translated as MQVARLFGPAILGVDKKKHPGNLPRTYMLTHSDITSKLTLATSQSINSAQLQGWYNRLQRDEVVAEWKKVKGKMSLHVHCHISGGHFLLNLIATQILHLLCFVRSSKSSCSCSRGDISKCISFSTFSLSVEFYFQNRCNYFYMNFNFQLLIIALKHC